A single genomic interval of Pan paniscus chromosome 18, NHGRI_mPanPan1-v2.0_pri, whole genome shotgun sequence harbors:
- the MRTFB gene encoding myocardin-related transcription factor B isoform X4 encodes MDHTGAIDTEDEVGPLAHLAPSPQSEAVAHEFQELSLQSSQNLPPLNERKNGSVVFWESGLQSPLLTQSVSMVKFLIYGLCV; translated from the exons ATGGATCACACAGGGGCGATAGACACCGAGGATGAAGTGGGACCTTTAGCCCATCTTGCTCCAAGTCCTCAGAGTGAAGCTGTGGCTCATGAATTCCAGGAACTCTCCTTGCAGTCCAGTCAAAACTTACCCCCTCTGAACGAAAGGAAAAATG GAAGTGTAGTCTTTTGGGAGTCAGGACTTCAGTCTCCTCTGCTGACTCAGTCTGTGAGCATGG TTAAATTTTTGATATATGGCCTCTGCGTTTAA